AGGAGCGCCGTCGAGGCGGACACGGCGAGTGCGGCGGCGACTTTTCTTGATATTCCGGGCATGGCGAGGTCTCCCAGGGAAGGGCGAAGCAGGGCACGGGACTGGTGAGGGGTGAATCAGGAAGTGGGGGTGGTTCAGCGGGAGGTGTCGAAGACCTCGTCGCGGGTGGTCACGAGGGCGCTTTCCAGCGCGCCCCGCAGCACGGGGTGTTCGCGTACGTCGCCCACGACCAGCCGGGGCCGGGCCGCGGCCAGTTCCTCCAGCTCGGCCTGGACCAGACCGCGCAGGGGTTCGCCGCCCGCGGTGAGGGAGGCGCCGCTGAGGACGACGAGTTCGGGGTCGAGGACGGAGACGAGCGAGGCCAGGCCGGTGGCCAGGCCTGTCGCGTACGTTTCGAGGAGCCGCCGGTGGGGCCCCGCGTTGATGTCGGCGGCCTGACCGACGAGGGCTGCGGCGACCTCGGCGTACGGGCCGTTCGGGACCGGGCTGATGCCCAGCTCGCGGGCGAGCCGGGGGATGACCTGCGAACCGGCCAGCTCCTGGTAGCCGCCGCTGCCCGCCCTGCTGACCTGCCGGACGAGGGGTGTGCCCGGCACGGGCAGGAAGCCGACCTCGCCGGCGCCGCCGGTCCAGCCGCGGTGCAGCCGGCCGCCGAGGACGAGCGCGGCACCGAGTCCGCCCTCGTTCCAGAGCAGTACGAAGTCGTCGTGCCCTCTGGCCGCGCCGAGCCGTTGTTCGGCGATGGCGACGAGGTTCACGTCGTTCTCGTACTCCACCGGCATCGGCAGCGCGGCGGCGAGTTCGTCGAGGAGGGCGGGGGAGTGCCAGCCCGGGAGGTGGGAGGCGTAGCGCAGCCGGCCGGTGCCCGGGTCGAAGGCGCCCGGCGTTCCGATGACCAGCCGCCTGAGGTCGGCCCGGGCCAGTCCGGCCGCCTTGACGGCGCCGTCCAGGGCGTCGGTGACCTGTTGGACGACGGGCCTGGCGGGGCGTTTGCCGGGGGTGGGCAGCGCGTATTCGCCCACGGTCCGGCCGGTGATGTCGGCGACCGCGGCGAGGACGCGTTCGGGGGTGACGTCGAGCCCGGCGGCGTACGCGGCGGTCGCGTTGACCTCGTACAGCTGGGCGTTGGGGCCGGGTCGGCCCTCGGTGGTGCCGGTCGCCAGGACCAGTCCCGCCGCTTCCAGGCGGGCGAGGAGCTGTGAGGCGGTCGGCTTGGAGAGACCGGTGAGTTTGCCGATCCGGGTGCGGGACAGGGGCCCGTGCTCCAGGAGGAGGTCCAGGGCGGCCCGGTCGTTCATGGCGCGCAGGACGCGAGGGGTGCCGGGCGTGCCTGCGGTTCCTGCCATGGGTGACTGCACCTGCCTTTCCGGGTCCAGCTTTTCACAACCGTGATGACTGTTAGGAAGGTTTCCTATCGGATGGCGAGAAGATAGAACCGGACCAAGGGGGACGTCAAGGGGCAATGAGAGAGGCGGCGCCCCCGAATCGGGGACGCCGCCTCTGTCGTAAGCCTGTTTCGTGACTCGTGACCGGCAGGACAGGGCCGGACAGGACCTACCGGACAGGCCGCGCCGGTGCGATCGGGGAGGCCGCCTCCGCCTGGGGGGAGGCGGAGTTGGAGTACACCGAGGGGGGCGCGACCGCTGCCGTCGGGTCCGGGGTCTCCTCCTCCGGGATGACCGTGGTGCCGCCGACGATGCGGATGCCCACCGCGTCCAGGGCCCGCTTGACCCGCCAGCGCAGCTCGCGCTCCACCGTCAGGGACTTGCCCGGCATCGTCTTCGCCGTGAGGCGGATCACCATCGAGTCCAGGAGGACGCTGTCCAGGCCCAGGCTCTCGATCGGGCCCCACAGCAGCTCGTTCCAGGGCTCTTCCCGGCTCATGTTCTCGCTGACCTCGGCGAGCGTCGCCTTCAGCTGGTCCAGGTCCACGTCCGCGCGGACGGTCACGTCGACGCCGGCCGTCGCCCAGCCCTGGGAGAGGTTGCCGATGCGCTTGACCTCGCCGTTGCGGACGTACCAGATCTCACCCTGGTCGCCGCGCAGCTTCGTCACGCGCAGGCCCACCTCGATCACCTCGCCCGAGGCCACCCCCGCGTCGATCGTGTCGCCGACGCCGTACTGGTCCTCCAGGATCATGAACACGCCGGAGAGGAAGTCCGTCACCAGGTTGCGGGCGCCGAAACCGATCGCCACGCCCGCGACACCGGCGGAGGCCAGCAGCGGCGCGAGATTGATCTGGAACGCGGAGAGGACCATCAGGGCCGCGGTGCCCAGGATGATGAAGCTCGCCACCGAGCGCAGCACGGAGCCGATCGCCTGGGAGCGCTGGCGGCGCCGCTCGACGTTGACCAGCAGGCTGCCCAGCGCCGTGCCGCCGGCCGGGCCGTCGGCCGCCTGGACCGTGCGGTTCATGCGGTCTATCAGCTTGGTGATCGCCCGCCGGACCGCCACTCTCAGCGCCACCGCGATCACCAGGATCAGCAGGACCTTGAGGCCGATCGCCAGCCAGGTGGACCAGTTCTGCTCGACCCAGCTGGCGGCGTTCGTCGCGCTCTCCTGGGCGTCCTGGAGCGACGGGACCAGTGCGGTCGGTGACTCCGAGGGAGTCGGCGACGGCGACGGTGACGAACCGGCGGCCAGTAGGACGGCGGGCAAGGACACGGTGGGGTACCTCCAGAGCGGCCTGCCCCCGGTACGGATGGTTACGGCGGTCGGCTCGACGGTGAGCTCGTCATTCAGGTCACGGAAAGGTCACCGGAAGGGCAGATCCACCACACTAACGGGGCAACGTGAGCGGATCGGCGCCATGTTCGAGGGAGAGACCGTGCTCACCTGGGGATGAAGAGGGTGTGGTCCCGGGTCATGAACGCAAGGTGTGGTCGAAAACACTCCCAGCCCGTTACCGGGACGTGGTGGCGCTGCCGCCGGGCGAGAGGGGAGACTGGCTGCAGATCGTCCCGGCGCGAGCCACGTGCCGCCGACGCCCAAGGAGGCATCCGTGCCGCATGTCCTGGTACTCAACGCGTCGTACGAGCCACTCGGCGTCGTACCGCTCCGCCGCGCGCTCGTCCTCGTCCTGGAGAACAAGGCTGTCTCCCTGGAGGAGTCGGGCGCCTTCATGCACAGCGCGACCGTTACTGTCCCCGCACCCAGCGTGGTCCGGCTGAAGAGGTTCGTACGGGTCCCTTACCGGGGGCCCGTTCCACTGACCCGTAGGGCACTGTTCGCCCGCGACGGCGGCCGGTGCATGTACTGCGGCGCCGCCGCAACCAGCGTCGATCACGTCATCCCGCGCTCCCGCGGCGGTCAGCACCGCTGGGACAACGTGGTGGCGTCGTGCCGTCGCTGCAACCACACCAAGGCCGATCGCCATCTCTTCGAGATCGGCTGGCGGCTGCGCCACAAACCCGCCCCGCCCACTGGTCTCGCCTGGCGCATCATCGGCACCGGACACCGGGACCCGCGCTGGCTGCCGTACCTGCAGCCGTACGGTGCCGACGACGCGATGGCCCGGATCGACGGCATCTCAGCCTGACATCCGGGCTTTCGTATACCTGAATACGACCTGAATACGGCCTGAATACGGAGCACGCGAACACCTGTACGGATTTTCTGTACGGCACGGATGCGATCCGGCCCCGGGGACCCCCGTTCCCCGGGGCCGGATCACTCATGCCCGGCCCCTCACACGTACCGCAGCTCCGCCGGACGCACCGAACGGCGCAGCAGCGGCAGTGACGTGGCCGCGGCCAGCAGACAGCACGTGTACACCGCCGGCGGCACCAGCAGCGCCGTGTACGGCACGGAGCGGCTGCCGTCGTGGGCGATTCCCGCGAACCAGCCGCCGATCAGCAGTCCCCCGCCACCCGCCAGCAGCACCGCCGGCGCCAGCGGCAGAGCCGTCTCCAGAAGCAGCGCCCGACCGAGGACCGGGGCGGTCCCGTACCCGCCGAACGTGCCCTGCGCGAGGAGGCCCACGAACGGGCAGTGCCCGGGCGGGGAGCGGTGGATGGCGGGAATGTGGTGGACCTCGGCCGGTGGGCGGTGGAAGAAACGCGGGATGGGAGCGGCGGTACCGTGGTTCGTCCGTTCACCTACGTCTGCGGTCGCGCCCAATGGGTAGGCCTGCGAAAGAAACCCGCCAACCGCCGTCTGCCGTCGTGCGCGACAAGGAGGCCTCCGTGGCCGTACCGGCCCACATCTTCAGCGCCGAGAGCGCCGCCGCCGAGGCGCCGCTCACCAGCGAGCCGCCGCTGCCCGCCGCCGAGCCCCTCACCAGCGAGCCGCCGCTCGCCGACACCGAGGCCATGACGAGCGAGCACGCCGACGCCGAGGCGGACCCCACAGGGCTGTACGAGGGTCCGGTCCCGGCGCTGTCGGACCTCGCGGGGCTGTAGATGTCCGTACACGGGCCGGCCGAACCCGCCGGCGGTCACGAGAGCGGGGAGAGCCGGGCCGGGGAACGGCTCGCGCTCGCCCGGCTCGCCGAGCTGCACGGCGTCGCCCCCTCCTTCAGCCCCTCCCCGGACCGGACGGTCGCCGCCTCCGACTCCGCGCTCGTCGCCGTACTGGCCGCGCTCGGCGTCGACGCCACGACCCCCGAGGCCGTCCGGGGCGCCCTCGCCGCCCGGGAACGGGAACTGGCGGCTCGGCTCCTGCCGCCCACGGTGGTGTGCGGCGCCGACGGTACGGCGAACGCGCTCGCCGCACTGCCCGAGGGCACGCGTCTGCACATCAGCACCGAACAGGGCGAGACCTGCGACTCCGTCGACCGGCTCCCGGCCGGGGTGCACGAGCTGGAGGCCGTCGCGCCCGACGGCCGGACCGCCCGCGCCCACCTCGTCGTCGCCCCGGCCCGGCTGCCCACGCCCGCCGGACGCTCGTACGGCCTCCTCGTCCAGCTCTACTCCCTCCTCTCCCGGCGCTCCTGGGGCATGGGCGACCTCGGTGACCTCGGTGAGCTGAGCGCCTGGGCCGGGCGGACGCTCGGAGCCGGATTCGTGCAGGTCAACCCGTTGCACGCGGCCGTTCCCGGGGCGCCGACCGACCCGTCGCCGTACCGGCCGTCCTCCCGTCGCTTCCCCGACCCCGTGCATCTGCGGATCGAGGACATCCCCGAGTTCGCGTACATCGGGGAGGCCGGGGGCCGTGAGCGGGTGCGCGGGCTGCTGGAGCGGGCCGGGCGGCTGCGGGAGGCCGTGCTGGACAAGGACGAGCTGATCGACCGGGACGCCGTGTGGGAACTCAAGCGCGAGGCCCTGGAGCTGGTGTGTGCCGTACCGCTCGGCCCCGGGCGGCAGGCCGCCTACTCCGACTTCCTCGCGCGGGCCGGTGAGGCGCTGGAGGACCACGCCACCTGGTGTGCGCTTGCCGAGGTGCACGGCTCGGAGTGGTCGCGCTGGCCGGCCGGACTCCAGGATCCCCGGTCGGCCGAAACCGCCCGCGCCCGGGGCGAGTTGATGGACCGCGTCGACTTCCACTGCCGTCTCGCCTGGCTCACCGACACCCAGCTCGCCGACGCGCAGCGGACGGCACGCGACGCGGGCATGCCGGTCGGGATCGTGCACGACCTCGCCGTCGGAGTGCACCCGGGGGGCGCCGACGCCTGGGTGCAGCAGGAGTACTTCGCGGCCGGCATGTCGGTCGGCGCGCCCCCGGACGCGTTCAACGCGCGCGGCCAGGACTGGGGCCTGCCGCCCTGGAGACCGGACCGCCTGGCCGAGTCCGGCTACGCCCCGTACCGCCAGCTCCTGAGATCCCTCTTCGGTTACGCGGGCGCCCTGCGCATCGACCATGTCATGGGCCTCTTCCGGCTCTGGTGGGTGCCCCAGGGGCTCGCGCCGACGGAGGGGGCGTACGTCCGGTACGACGCCGAGGCCATGCTCGCCGTCCTCGCGCTGGAGGCCTCGCGGGCCGGGGCGGTCGTGATCGGCGAGGACCTGGGGACCGTGGAGCCGGGCGTGCGGGAGACGCTGCACGAACGCGGAGTGCTCGGCACGTCCGTGCTGTGGTTCGAACGGGACTGGAACGGCGACGGACGCCCCCTGCCCCCCGACCACTGGCGCGCCGACTGCCTCGCCACCGTCACCACCCACGACCTGCCGCCGACGGCCGCCCGCCTCACCGGCGACCACGTCGAACTCCGCGACCGGCTGGGCCTGTTGACCAACCCGTTGGCGCAGGAGCGGGCCGAGGCCGCCGCCGACACGAACGAGTGGCTGACCCTGCTCGCCCGCCTCGGCCTCCTGAGGGGAGGTGGCGGCGGTCTCTCGGAGGTGGAGGAGGAGGCCGAGATCCAGGCCGTCCACCGCTATCTCCTGCGCACCCCGGCCCGCATGATCGGCGTCTGGCTGCCGGACGGCGTCGGCGACCGCCGCCCGCAGAACCTGCCGGGTACGTGGAACCAGTACCCGAACTGGCGGCTGCCCATCGCCGACGCGGCGGGCAGGCCGATGACGCTGGAGGAACTGGCGGGATCGGCGCGGCTGCGGGCGCTGATGGAGGTGCTGCGGGAGGGGACACCCTGAGCGTTCCCCCGGCGCCGGCGGGTGCGCCGGGCCCTTCGCGGGGCGCCCGCACCCCTCATACGGCACCCCGGGCGCGCGGCCCCGCCGGGCGTTCGCTACTTTTGCACCGTGGACAAGACGAACGCCCTGCGCGCCGGTGCCCTGGTCGCCGGTACGACGCTGATGATGCTGCTCATGACGTCTCCCGCGCTCGCGCTCACCCGCGACGACGGTGACGACCCCGGCCATGGCCTGAGCGTCATCGAGACGCTGGGTCTCTATGTCGTTGCTCCCATCGGCCTGTTCGCGGTCATCGCGGGCCTGGTGATGGTCCTGGACAAGTCCTCCGACCGCGCCCCGAAGGCCGCCAAGCCCGCCAAGGCGAAGGCCTGACCTACCGGGCCACCGCCTGACCCGACCTCTCGTTCCGAGGGCGCCGTTCCCGTCCCGCCAGTCATGGGGCCGGGAACGGCGCCCTCGGCGTGTTCTCAGCCCTCCGTCGCCGCCAGCAGCTCCCGCAGCAGGTCGGCCAGTTGGCCGGCCTTCCCGGCGTCGAGGGCGGCCAGGGCCTCCGTCTGGGCGGCGACGCCGACGCCGACGGCTGCGTCGATACGGCTCAGTCCCTCCTCGGTGAGAGTGACCTGGAGGCCCCGCCGGTCGTGCGGGTCGGGGGAGCGCCGCAGCAGCCCGGCCCGCTCCAGCTTGTCGAGGCGGCCGGTCATCCCGCCGGTGGTCAGCATCAGCGTCGACGACAGCTGACGCGGCGAGAGCGTGTACGGCTCGCCGGCCCGGCGCAGGGTCGCGAGTACGTCGAACTCGCCGCGCGCGATCCCGAAGCGCGCGTACGCCTCCTCCA
The DNA window shown above is from Streptomyces sp. NBC_01451 and carries:
- a CDS encoding MarR family winged helix-turn-helix transcriptional regulator, whose translation is MSAQPPQHRDPVDAIIDQWAVVRPDLDTTAMEIFGRVYRLSRAMGDRLEEAYARFGIARGEFDVLATLRRAGEPYTLSPRQLSSTLMLTTGGMTGRLDKLERAGLLRRSPDPHDRRGLQVTLTEEGLSRIDAAVGVGVAAQTEALAALDAGKAGQLADLLRELLAATEG
- a CDS encoding ROK family transcriptional regulator; amino-acid sequence: MAGTAGTPGTPRVLRAMNDRAALDLLLEHGPLSRTRIGKLTGLSKPTASQLLARLEAAGLVLATGTTEGRPGPNAQLYEVNATAAYAAGLDVTPERVLAAVADITGRTVGEYALPTPGKRPARPVVQQVTDALDGAVKAAGLARADLRRLVIGTPGAFDPGTGRLRYASHLPGWHSPALLDELAAALPMPVEYENDVNLVAIAEQRLGAARGHDDFVLLWNEGGLGAALVLGGRLHRGWTGGAGEVGFLPVPGTPLVRQVSRAGSGGYQELAGSQVIPRLARELGISPVPNGPYAEVAAALVGQAADINAGPHRRLLETYATGLATGLASLVSVLDPELVVLSGASLTAGGEPLRGLVQAELEELAAARPRLVVGDVREHPVLRGALESALVTTRDEVFDTSR
- a CDS encoding HNH endonuclease translates to MPHVLVLNASYEPLGVVPLRRALVLVLENKAVSLEESGAFMHSATVTVPAPSVVRLKRFVRVPYRGPVPLTRRALFARDGGRCMYCGAAATSVDHVIPRSRGGQHRWDNVVASCRRCNHTKADRHLFEIGWRLRHKPAPPTGLAWRIIGTGHRDPRWLPYLQPYGADDAMARIDGISA
- the malQ gene encoding 4-alpha-glucanotransferase; the protein is MSVHGPAEPAGGHESGESRAGERLALARLAELHGVAPSFSPSPDRTVAASDSALVAVLAALGVDATTPEAVRGALAARERELAARLLPPTVVCGADGTANALAALPEGTRLHISTEQGETCDSVDRLPAGVHELEAVAPDGRTARAHLVVAPARLPTPAGRSYGLLVQLYSLLSRRSWGMGDLGDLGELSAWAGRTLGAGFVQVNPLHAAVPGAPTDPSPYRPSSRRFPDPVHLRIEDIPEFAYIGEAGGRERVRGLLERAGRLREAVLDKDELIDRDAVWELKREALELVCAVPLGPGRQAAYSDFLARAGEALEDHATWCALAEVHGSEWSRWPAGLQDPRSAETARARGELMDRVDFHCRLAWLTDTQLADAQRTARDAGMPVGIVHDLAVGVHPGGADAWVQQEYFAAGMSVGAPPDAFNARGQDWGLPPWRPDRLAESGYAPYRQLLRSLFGYAGALRIDHVMGLFRLWWVPQGLAPTEGAYVRYDAEAMLAVLALEASRAGAVVIGEDLGTVEPGVRETLHERGVLGTSVLWFERDWNGDGRPLPPDHWRADCLATVTTHDLPPTAARLTGDHVELRDRLGLLTNPLAQERAEAAADTNEWLTLLARLGLLRGGGGGLSEVEEEAEIQAVHRYLLRTPARMIGVWLPDGVGDRRPQNLPGTWNQYPNWRLPIADAAGRPMTLEELAGSARLRALMEVLREGTP
- a CDS encoding mechanosensitive ion channel family protein; its protein translation is MSLPAVLLAAGSSPSPSPTPSESPTALVPSLQDAQESATNAASWVEQNWSTWLAIGLKVLLILVIAVALRVAVRRAITKLIDRMNRTVQAADGPAGGTALGSLLVNVERRRQRSQAIGSVLRSVASFIILGTAALMVLSAFQINLAPLLASAGVAGVAIGFGARNLVTDFLSGVFMILEDQYGVGDTIDAGVASGEVIEVGLRVTKLRGDQGEIWYVRNGEVKRIGNLSQGWATAGVDVTVRADVDLDQLKATLAEVSENMSREEPWNELLWGPIESLGLDSVLLDSMVIRLTAKTMPGKSLTVERELRWRVKRALDAVGIRIVGGTTVIPEEETPDPTAAVAPPSVYSNSASPQAEAASPIAPARPVR